A region of Ferruginibacter albus DNA encodes the following proteins:
- a CDS encoding CsbD family protein: MTYNLKLERPWEEVKEKLKEADSELSDEDLKYEPGKENELLGRVGKKIKKSIDETKKWIESVAGNEGKAS; the protein is encoded by the coding sequence ATGACTTACAATTTAAAGCTGGAAAGACCTTGGGAAGAAGTAAAAGAAAAGCTTAAAGAAGCGGATAGCGAACTTAGTGATGAAGATTTGAAATATGAACCGGGAAAAGAAAATGAACTTTTAGGAAGGGTGGGAAAAAAGATTAAGAAATCGATAGATGAAACTAAAAAATGGATTGAAAGTGTTGCCGGGAATGAAGGGAAAGCATCTTGA
- a CDS encoding MarC family protein — protein sequence MLNFGHISFQEVLTISFTLFAVIDMLGSIPVLIAMKEKLGGPIHATQATVVSGILMIIFLFFGEQFLNLLGLDIKSFAVAGSIVIFILGLEMILGIEFFKPEKDPRASGSVVPIAFPIIAGSGTLTTIMSLKAGYYDINILIAILINCVVIYVVLKSLKLLEIVLGPNGLLVIRKFFGVILLAIAVKIFSANVHGLIK from the coding sequence ATGCTCAACTTCGGACATATTTCCTTCCAGGAAGTTCTAACGATCTCCTTTACATTATTTGCTGTAATTGATATGTTAGGTTCTATTCCTGTATTGATTGCCATGAAAGAAAAACTCGGCGGACCTATCCACGCTACACAGGCTACCGTTGTATCCGGCATATTGATGATCATCTTTTTATTTTTTGGTGAGCAGTTTTTAAATCTCCTGGGATTGGATATTAAATCATTTGCCGTAGCCGGGAGCATCGTGATTTTTATTTTAGGGTTGGAAATGATATTGGGAATAGAATTTTTTAAACCGGAAAAAGACCCGAGGGCCAGCGGAAGTGTGGTGCCTATTGCTTTTCCCATCATAGCGGGCTCAGGCACATTAACTACTATCATGAGTTTAAAAGCAGGTTATTACGATATTAATATTCTTATTGCTATTCTTATAAACTGCGTTGTTATCTATGTTGTGCTAAAATCATTAAAGTTGTTGGAAATAGTTTTAGGCCCCAACGGATTATTAGTTATCAGAAAGTTTTTCGGTGTAATTTTGCTCGCCATCGCTGTAAAAATATTTAGCGCTAATGTGCATGGATTGATCAAATAG
- a CDS encoding DUF1015 domain-containing protein has product MISITPFKALRPQAQFAKKVASRPYDVLNSKEAKIEAQGNPQSFLHITKSEIDLPEDTDMHSLPVYEKAKENLTAFINRDILFRENKDCYYIYQLIMNGRSQTGLVCGSSVNDYEKDLIKKHEFTRPEKEQDRINHIITTGAQTGNVFLAYKNVAEVDEVINKWKTEKAPVYDFIADDEIQHSIWIVNDDKVIKQISTLFKTKVPATYIADGHHRAASAAKVRKALGENAHNGADIFLTTLFPSDQLAILDYNRVVKDLNGLSAEELLEKLSEKFTVEKVNKSVSPANLHEFGMYLGNHWYKLISKEGTYTNDPIGVLDVTILQNNILDPLLGIKDQRTDKRIDFVGGIRGLGELEKRVKSGEMAIAFSLHPVTIQQLFDIADSGNVMPPKSTWFEPKLRDGLLTHLIN; this is encoded by the coding sequence ATGATCTCTATTACACCATTTAAAGCGCTTAGGCCACAAGCGCAGTTCGCAAAAAAAGTGGCATCTCGCCCTTACGATGTTTTGAATAGTAAGGAAGCTAAAATTGAGGCTCAGGGTAATCCGCAAAGCTTTTTGCATATCACTAAAAGTGAGATCGACCTTCCCGAAGATACCGATATGCACTCTTTACCTGTGTATGAAAAAGCAAAAGAAAATCTTACTGCCTTTATCAACCGCGATATTTTATTCAGGGAAAATAAAGATTGCTATTACATCTATCAATTAATAATGAATGGCAGAAGCCAAACAGGATTAGTATGTGGTAGCAGTGTAAATGATTACGAAAAAGACCTCATTAAAAAACATGAGTTCACCCGGCCTGAAAAAGAACAGGACAGGATCAATCATATTATTACTACCGGCGCACAAACCGGCAATGTTTTTTTAGCATATAAAAATGTTGCTGAAGTAGATGAGGTTATTAATAAATGGAAGACTGAAAAAGCGCCTGTATACGATTTTATAGCTGATGATGAAATTCAACACAGCATCTGGATCGTGAATGATGATAAGGTGATCAAGCAAATATCAACTTTGTTTAAAACCAAAGTTCCTGCTACTTATATTGCAGATGGCCATCACCGTGCAGCTTCTGCTGCAAAAGTGCGCAAGGCTTTAGGTGAAAATGCACATAATGGCGCCGATATTTTTTTAACCACTCTTTTTCCTTCTGATCAGCTGGCGATACTTGATTATAATCGGGTAGTGAAAGATCTGAATGGATTAAGCGCCGAAGAATTATTAGAGAAATTATCTGAAAAATTTACTGTTGAAAAAGTAAATAAATCAGTTTCACCCGCTAATCTACACGAGTTTGGAATGTACCTTGGTAATCATTGGTATAAGCTAATTTCAAAAGAAGGTACTTATACAAATGATCCTATTGGTGTATTGGATGTAACCATCTTGCAAAATAATATATTAGATCCTTTGCTGGGAATTAAAGATCAGCGTACAGATAAACGCATCGATTTTGTTGGAGGTATACGTGGCTTAGGTGAGTTGGAAAAAAGAGTAAAAAGCGGAGAAATGGCGATTGCCTTCAGTTTACACCCGGTAACCATTCAGCAATTATTTGATATTGCAGATAGTGGAAACGTTATGCCACCCAAATCAACCTGGTTTGAACCAAAGTTGAGAGACGGGCTGCTAACACATTTGATCAATTAG
- a CDS encoding AMP-dependent synthetase/ligase: MIDHKRLFDLLQYQLDKFPKNDMLVSKEEGEWKPYSTSEVKAIVDALSAGLLQLGLSGNNMQVDQQDKIALISKNRPEWIFLDLACQQIGVILCPVYPTTNPNELEFIFNDAAVKYIFISGEDILHKVNSIQHNVNSLKAIYSFDKLQGALYWKDLLLANQNDQQLDAIKATILPQHCATIIYTSGTTGTPKGVMLSHYNVVSNVFNSKESFPFADSPNGKALSFLPLNHIFERMVSYIYIVSGISIYYAQSMDTIGDDLKEVNPTLFCTVPRLLEKVFEKIMAKGAELKGIKKKLFYWSIALADKYNNRKSGGVLYDLQLAIANKLVFSKWREALGNKVELIVTGGAACQVRLIRLFTAAKIPIYEGYGPTENSPVICVNRKDDAKFGTVGPCINGQELKLEADGEICVKGPSVMMGYYKRPDLTAETIINDWLHTGDIGELDSEGFLKITDRKKELFKTSGGKYVAPQPIENRLKENPLIEQAMVIGAERKFTAALIVPSFTHLKEWIKQNGLSSLNDSEIVHDPKVLELFSKLINEDNQAFNHVEQIKKFVLLPVEWTIETGELTPTLKLKRKVILEKFKDEIEKIYG, encoded by the coding sequence ATGATTGACCACAAAAGATTATTCGATCTGCTGCAATACCAGCTGGATAAATTTCCTAAAAATGATATGCTGGTAAGTAAAGAAGAAGGCGAATGGAAACCATATAGCACTTCGGAGGTTAAGGCAATAGTAGATGCGTTAAGCGCAGGCCTATTGCAATTGGGGTTAAGTGGCAATAACATGCAGGTAGATCAGCAGGATAAGATCGCGTTAATAAGCAAGAACCGACCTGAATGGATATTTTTAGACCTGGCTTGCCAACAAATTGGTGTTATACTTTGCCCCGTCTATCCAACCACCAATCCCAACGAACTGGAGTTTATTTTTAATGATGCTGCCGTAAAATATATTTTCATTAGCGGAGAAGATATTTTACATAAAGTAAACAGCATTCAACATAATGTGAATTCGCTAAAAGCAATATATAGCTTTGACAAGCTGCAAGGCGCTTTATATTGGAAAGACCTGTTACTGGCTAACCAAAACGATCAGCAATTGGATGCCATTAAAGCAACGATCCTTCCACAGCATTGCGCTACTATAATTTATACATCAGGCACAACAGGCACTCCTAAAGGAGTAATGCTAAGCCACTATAATGTTGTAAGCAATGTATTTAATTCAAAAGAAAGTTTTCCTTTTGCAGATTCTCCCAATGGAAAAGCATTAAGCTTTCTACCGCTTAATCATATTTTCGAACGCATGGTTTCTTACATCTATATTGTAAGTGGCATCAGCATTTATTATGCGCAGAGTATGGATACTATTGGAGATGATCTGAAAGAAGTAAATCCTACGCTATTTTGTACCGTACCAAGATTATTGGAAAAAGTATTTGAAAAGATAATGGCAAAAGGAGCTGAGCTCAAAGGCATTAAAAAGAAATTATTTTATTGGTCGATAGCATTGGCAGATAAATATAACAATAGAAAAAGCGGTGGCGTATTGTATGATCTTCAATTAGCCATTGCCAATAAATTGGTATTTAGCAAATGGAGAGAAGCATTAGGTAATAAAGTGGAATTGATTGTTACCGGAGGTGCTGCCTGCCAGGTACGGTTGATACGTTTATTTACCGCAGCAAAAATTCCTATTTATGAAGGATATGGCCCCACGGAGAATAGCCCGGTTATATGTGTAAATAGAAAAGACGATGCAAAGTTTGGAACTGTTGGACCCTGCATTAATGGGCAAGAACTTAAGCTGGAAGCAGATGGCGAGATCTGTGTAAAAGGACCTAGTGTGATGATGGGTTATTACAAGCGTCCTGATCTGACTGCAGAAACAATCATAAACGACTGGCTGCATACCGGTGATATTGGTGAATTGGATAGCGAAGGATTTTTAAAAATAACCGATCGAAAAAAAGAATTATTTAAAACAAGCGGTGGTAAATATGTAGCGCCGCAACCTATTGAAAACCGTTTGAAAGAAAATCCATTGATAGAACAGGCAATGGTAATAGGCGCAGAAAGAAAGTTTACTGCTGCGTTAATTGTTCCATCTTTTACGCACTTAAAAGAATGGATAAAGCAAAACGGATTGTCTTCATTGAATGATAGCGAGATCGTTCATGATCCTAAAGTGTTAGAATTATTTAGTAAGCTGATAAACGAGGACAACCAGGCTTTCAATCATGTAGAACAAATTAAAAAGTTTGTGTTGTTACCTGTTGAATGGACAATCGAAACCGGAGAATTAACGCCTACTCTTAAATTAAAGCGTAAAGTGATCCTTGAAAAATTCAAAGATGAGATAGAAAAGATCTATGGCTGA
- a CDS encoding TolC family protein — protein MLYRVILLFFLAAGIFSTSYSQEKWDLRKCVDYALANNISIKQSDVQAKITALQYNQSKLSQYPTLGFSGNTSFNSGLHQDPTSFGLITQNYVGAQLQLQSSAQIFNWFSKQNTIAANHWQAEAAKAGTDKLKDDISLTVANAYLQVLLSKQQQNIAEIQLKQSKAQLDNTRKLVDAGSLPELNATELESQVETDSANYITAKGNVDLNILLLKANMNIDAAAPFEVDEPPVELIPVEKIADLQPDAVYALALTNLPQQRVNDFKLRSLQKSADVSKAAMYPIFSAFGSIGTGYSSRGTEITSSYLVNEIGSVTVGNTSYSVTPLAPITNYNYGKTAFFKQLNTNRGEAVGISLNVPIFNGGSYKTNWQIAKLNVQNQQLQKDADNQKLKQDIYQAYNAALVALQKFSSSQKAVDAAQRSYDFAQKRYDVGMLSTIELITNQNNLLSAKLQNVQNQFDYVFKMKVLEFYKGQGLKL, from the coding sequence ATGCTTTACCGGGTAATCTTATTGTTTTTTCTAGCCGCTGGAATTTTTTCTACCTCCTATTCCCAGGAGAAATGGGATTTGCGCAAGTGTGTAGATTATGCGTTAGCCAATAATATTTCTATTAAGCAATCGGATGTGCAAGCTAAGATCACTGCATTACAGTATAATCAAAGTAAGCTTAGTCAATATCCAACTTTAGGCTTTAGCGGCAATACAAGCTTTAATAGTGGATTGCACCAGGATCCTACATCATTTGGATTAATTACTCAAAATTATGTTGGCGCTCAATTGCAATTACAAAGCAGTGCTCAGATTTTTAATTGGTTCAGCAAACAAAATACTATAGCAGCCAATCATTGGCAGGCAGAAGCTGCCAAGGCCGGTACAGATAAATTAAAAGATGATATTTCTTTAACAGTAGCAAATGCGTACCTGCAGGTTCTTTTATCGAAGCAACAACAGAATATTGCGGAAATTCAGCTAAAACAATCAAAGGCACAATTGGATAATACAAGAAAATTAGTGGATGCTGGATCATTGCCTGAATTAAATGCAACAGAACTGGAGTCGCAGGTGGAAACAGACAGTGCAAATTATATAACAGCCAAAGGAAATGTAGATCTGAATATTCTGCTGTTAAAAGCCAATATGAATATTGATGCAGCTGCACCTTTTGAAGTAGATGAGCCGCCTGTTGAATTAATTCCGGTTGAAAAGATTGCTGATCTTCAGCCAGATGCTGTATATGCTTTAGCCCTGACGAACCTTCCTCAACAAAGAGTAAATGATTTTAAATTAAGATCATTACAAAAAAGTGCGGATGTTTCTAAAGCTGCTATGTATCCAATATTCTCAGCTTTTGGAAGCATTGGTACAGGTTATAGCAGTCGGGGTACAGAAATAACAAGCTCTTACCTGGTGAATGAAATTGGGAGTGTTACTGTGGGCAACACAAGTTATTCTGTAACACCATTAGCCCCTATAACTAATTACAATTATGGTAAAACAGCTTTTTTTAAACAGCTTAACACAAACCGGGGAGAAGCGGTTGGAATAAGCTTGAATGTTCCCATCTTCAATGGCGGCAGCTATAAAACCAATTGGCAAATAGCCAAGTTAAATGTACAAAACCAGCAACTGCAAAAAGATGCCGATAATCAAAAGCTGAAACAGGATATTTACCAGGCTTATAATGCCGCATTGGTAGCGCTTCAGAAATTCAGCTCCAGTCAAAAAGCGGTAGATGCTGCACAACGCAGCTATGACTTTGCACAGAAACGGTATGATGTAGGTATGTTAAGCACAATTGAGTTGATCACGAATCAAAACAATTTATTAAGCGCCAAATTGCAAAACGTACAAAATCAGTTTGATTATGTTTTTAAAATGAAAGTGCTGGAATTTTATAAAGGGCAGGGATTAAAATTATAG
- a CDS encoding TonB-dependent receptor, which yields MKKYLLLFLSLTFCWIAKAQLTFSGIVFDSSSHPIQGVSISIHKKIITISDSAGNFSFSDSLNSLPVSFTHSGFDITTKTIVSDQKDTIFLNQSNTLLAGVTVNAYEQNTRLINIPVSVAVLSKADLERYNDASLVAPINTVPGVKMDERSPGSYRLSIRGNLLRSPFSVRNVKVYWNGIPFTDANGNTYLQQLGFTNIGKIEILKGSGGSMYGAGTDGVVLLTSQTAAKNENSLSVNSLAGSYGTFSSGVTYLNGTDKSNSALSFSHLQSDGYRTQTAMRRDVANYTGNFSVTEKQSVKCNILYSDLYYQTPGGLTLAQMLADPKQARSAGGGFPGAVAQQAAIFVKTFYGGLSHAYKFNEHWDNTTSVYTSSTHFSNPTIRNYERRTEQGYGGRTITQYQQENFKLNFGGEYQYTFTNTRTFANNAGNIDTLMTDQEIDASIYNIFIQASVTLPKNVIINAGLSYNNYHYNFLQVNTLPAINQGRNFDPELIPRISILKKINAGFSTYLTVSKGFSPPSIAEVVASDGIFNKTLNAEDGMNYEIGARGDIIKNKLSVDASFYISGLNNTIVSRTDSAGAQHFVNEGKTDQHGIELAVIYYPIKDAAAFLKTLKLWSNYTFIYARFDEYSLDGKDYSGNKLPGTAPNVFVLGADIETTPGLYGNFTYSYTDKIALDDANTFFAKQYNLLSGRVGYKKNLSKLLQSEIYIAFDNSFNTPYSLGNDLNAAGNRFFNPSAPKNFYGGLKLKFNL from the coding sequence ATGAAAAAATATTTACTTCTTTTTTTATCATTAACATTTTGTTGGATTGCTAAGGCACAGCTTACTTTTAGCGGTATTGTTTTTGACAGTAGTAGTCATCCCATACAAGGTGTAAGTATCAGCATTCACAAAAAAATAATTACAATAAGCGATAGTGCAGGAAATTTTTCTTTTTCAGATAGTTTAAATTCTCTCCCCGTTTCTTTTACACACAGCGGCTTTGATATCACTACAAAAACAATTGTAAGCGATCAAAAAGATACCATCTTTTTAAACCAAAGCAATACTCTTTTAGCAGGAGTAACCGTAAATGCATATGAACAAAATACCAGGCTTATCAATATTCCCGTATCGGTAGCCGTTTTAAGCAAGGCAGACCTGGAAAGATATAATGATGCATCGCTGGTAGCACCGATAAATACTGTACCCGGCGTTAAAATGGATGAACGCAGCCCGGGTAGCTATCGCCTTTCAATAAGAGGAAATTTATTACGTTCCCCGTTTAGTGTACGCAATGTAAAAGTTTACTGGAATGGCATTCCATTTACAGATGCTAACGGCAATACATATCTTCAACAGCTGGGCTTTACCAATATTGGCAAAATCGAAATATTAAAAGGTTCCGGCGGCAGCATGTATGGCGCAGGCACAGACGGAGTGGTATTATTAACCAGCCAAACTGCTGCTAAAAATGAGAACAGCCTTTCTGTAAATTCTCTTGCCGGCAGTTATGGAACGTTTTCCTCGGGTGTTACTTATTTAAATGGTACAGATAAAAGTAATTCGGCACTAAGCTTTTCTCATTTACAAAGCGATGGCTATCGTACACAAACAGCCATGCGCCGTGATGTTGCCAATTACACAGGCAATTTTTCCGTTACAGAAAAACAATCTGTAAAATGCAATATTCTTTATAGCGATCTGTATTATCAAACCCCGGGTGGTTTAACTTTAGCGCAAATGCTTGCAGATCCAAAACAAGCAAGATCTGCAGGCGGCGGCTTTCCCGGTGCTGTTGCACAGCAGGCCGCTATCTTTGTTAAAACATTTTACGGCGGACTTTCCCATGCTTATAAATTCAACGAACACTGGGATAATACAACAAGCGTTTATACATCTTCTACACACTTCAGCAATCCTACTATTCGCAATTATGAACGAAGAACAGAGCAGGGTTATGGAGGAAGAACCATTACTCAATATCAGCAAGAGAATTTTAAATTAAACTTTGGCGGCGAGTATCAATACACCTTTACCAATACCAGGACCTTTGCTAATAATGCCGGCAATATAGATACTTTAATGACCGACCAGGAAATAGACGCTTCCATCTACAATATTTTTATACAGGCATCTGTAACCTTACCTAAAAATGTTATTATAAATGCAGGCCTGAGCTACAATAATTATCATTATAATTTTTTACAGGTAAATACGCTACCCGCCATTAATCAAGGTAGAAATTTTGATCCTGAATTAATTCCCAGGATATCTATACTTAAAAAAATAAACGCTGGTTTTAGTACATACCTTACCGTAAGCAAAGGCTTTTCTCCACCTTCTATTGCAGAAGTAGTAGCAAGTGATGGCATCTTTAATAAAACATTAAACGCAGAAGACGGAATGAATTATGAAATCGGTGCAAGAGGCGATATTATCAAAAACAAATTATCAGTGGATGCATCGTTTTATATTTCGGGCTTAAACAATACTATTGTTAGCCGTACAGACTCAGCCGGAGCTCAACACTTCGTAAACGAAGGAAAAACCGATCAGCATGGTATTGAGCTGGCTGTTATTTACTACCCCATAAAAGATGCGGCAGCTTTTTTAAAAACATTGAAGCTATGGAGCAATTATACTTTTATTTATGCAAGGTTTGATGAGTATAGTTTAGACGGTAAAGATTATTCGGGTAATAAACTACCCGGAACTGCACCAAACGTTTTTGTTTTGGGTGCCGATATTGAAACTACGCCGGGGTTATACGGAAACTTTACTTATTCTTATACCGATAAAATTGCTTTAGATGATGCCAATACATTTTTTGCAAAACAATACAATTTATTATCAGGAAGAGTTGGCTATAAAAAGAACCTCAGCAAACTGTTACAATCGGAAATTTATATTGCTTTTGATAATTCATTCAACACACCTTATAGCTTAGGGAATGATCTGAATGCAGCTGGCAATCGTTTCTTTAATCCAAGCGCACCGAAAAATTTTTATGGCGGATTAAAGCTGAAGTTTAATTTATAA
- a CDS encoding response regulator transcription factor translates to MTTNKINLVLLIDNQSTVSNHLISMIEADNAQVVLQANDYIEAMHIMENYKPDFILIDVSLNGQLKSNILKEMCNERKDAKAILITNLSNKKYIDFCETMGVNYFLDYPDFGVVPGIVYDSQLN, encoded by the coding sequence ATGACAACAAACAAAATCAATCTTGTACTGCTTATCGATAATCAATCCACCGTAAGCAATCATCTTATCTCAATGATAGAAGCCGACAATGCTCAGGTTGTATTGCAGGCAAATGATTATATAGAAGCCATGCACATAATGGAAAATTATAAGCCCGATTTTATTTTGATAGATGTAAGCCTGAACGGGCAGTTAAAAAGCAATATTTTAAAAGAGATGTGCAATGAGCGGAAAGATGCAAAGGCTATTTTAATAACCAATCTTTCCAATAAAAAGTATATTGATTTTTGCGAAACGATGGGAGTAAACTACTTTTTAGATTATCCCGATTTTGGAGTAGTTCCGGGTATTGTGTATGATTCTCAACTCAATTAA
- the serC gene encoding 3-phosphoserine/phosphohydroxythreonine transaminase, with protein MNATDQLVKQVHNFNAGPSILPKEVFEQAAQAVLNFNNTGLSILELGHRTSTFQAVMDEAQSLVKELMQLDADHEVLFLHGGASTQFMQVPMNLLNEKDTAAYTDTGVWANKAIKEAKLFGKIEVVCSSKESNYTFIPKDFAVPNDATYLHITTNNTIYGTQWQNIPKTSVPLVADMSSDILSRVLDFNAFDIIYAGAQKNMGCAGVNLVVVNKNKLGKVNRAIPTMMDYRVHIKEGSMFNTPAVFAIYVSMLTLRWLKKIGGVAAIEKINNAKAALLYNEIDVNPLFKGTTAKEDRSKMNVCFVMQDATLEEKFLAYAKENGIIGIKGHRSVGGFRASLYNALPLESVEFLVSLMKEFALKHG; from the coding sequence ATGAATGCAACGGACCAATTGGTAAAACAGGTGCATAATTTCAATGCAGGACCTTCTATTTTACCTAAAGAAGTTTTTGAACAAGCCGCACAGGCAGTATTGAACTTTAATAATACAGGATTATCTATCCTTGAATTAGGGCATCGTACTTCCACTTTCCAGGCGGTGATGGACGAAGCGCAGTCATTGGTAAAAGAATTGATGCAATTGGATGCTGATCATGAAGTTCTTTTTTTGCATGGTGGCGCCAGCACACAGTTTATGCAGGTGCCAATGAACTTGCTAAACGAAAAAGACACTGCTGCCTATACCGATACCGGTGTTTGGGCAAATAAAGCCATTAAAGAAGCAAAGTTATTTGGCAAGATAGAAGTGGTTTGCAGCTCTAAAGAAAGCAACTATACTTTTATTCCAAAAGATTTTGCCGTACCTAACGATGCTACCTATCTACATATAACCACCAACAATACCATTTACGGTACACAATGGCAAAATATTCCTAAAACAAGTGTGCCATTAGTGGCTGATATGAGCAGCGATATATTAAGTCGTGTATTGGATTTTAATGCCTTTGACATTATATACGCCGGAGCGCAAAAAAATATGGGTTGTGCAGGGGTGAATTTAGTAGTGGTAAATAAAAACAAGCTGGGAAAAGTAAATCGTGCTATTCCAACCATGATGGATTACAGGGTGCATATTAAAGAAGGAAGCATGTTTAATACGCCGGCTGTATTTGCGATATATGTCAGCATGCTTACATTGCGTTGGTTAAAGAAAATCGGGGGTGTAGCTGCCATCGAAAAAATCAACAACGCAAAAGCAGCATTACTTTATAACGAAATAGATGTCAACCCTTTATTTAAAGGAACTACTGCCAAAGAAGACAGAAGCAAAATGAACGTGTGTTTTGTAATGCAGGATGCAACCTTGGAAGAAAAATTTTTAGCATACGCTAAAGAGAATGGTATTATCGGTATCAAAGGACATCGTTCTGTTGGCGGTTTCAGGGCATCTTTGTACAATGCATTGCCGCTTGAAAGCGTAGAATTTTTAGTTTCTTTAATGAAAGAATTTGCTTTAAAACACGGATAA
- a CDS encoding tetratricopeptide repeat protein yields the protein MKKFISVVLVVMITTAGFTQENVGQLHENARKFMSQGDYSNAALILNKAHTLSPNDLEVTKDLALSYLFQSNNNKALETITPTLEREDADDQCYQIAGSVYQALGRADECEKLYKKAVKKFPSSGGLYNDYGELLWNRQDYSGATTQWENGINADPSYSKNYYNACRNYYLSGDNVWAILCGEIFLNMDPASSKTPEIKNILLESYKLVFTNISSLLNKKDNSKFTAVFLEALNKQSDLAANGITPETLTMIRTRFILDWYQNDATKYPFRLFDLQKQLLQTGMFDAYNQWIFGTAQNLSAYQNWTIAHTAEYNEFNYFQRGRIFKIPKGQYYK from the coding sequence ATGAAAAAATTTATCTCCGTTGTTTTAGTAGTGATGATCACCACTGCAGGCTTTACGCAGGAAAACGTGGGTCAATTGCATGAAAATGCCAGAAAATTTATGTCGCAGGGCGATTACTCTAATGCTGCATTAATATTGAACAAAGCGCATACACTTAGCCCTAATGATCTTGAAGTAACCAAAGACCTTGCATTGAGTTATTTATTTCAAAGCAATAATAACAAAGCGCTGGAAACTATTACACCTACATTAGAAAGAGAAGATGCAGACGATCAATGTTACCAGATTGCAGGAAGCGTATACCAGGCTTTAGGCAGAGCAGATGAATGTGAAAAGCTATATAAAAAAGCAGTAAAAAAATTCCCTTCCAGTGGCGGACTTTATAATGATTATGGCGAACTCTTGTGGAACAGGCAGGATTATTCCGGCGCCACTACCCAATGGGAGAACGGAATTAATGCAGACCCATCGTATTCAAAAAATTATTACAATGCCTGTCGCAATTATTATTTATCCGGCGATAATGTATGGGCGATTTTGTGTGGCGAGATTTTTTTAAACATGGACCCTGCCAGCAGTAAAACACCGGAAATAAAAAATATTTTGTTGGAAAGTTACAAGCTGGTATTTACCAACATAAGCTCTTTATTAAATAAAAAAGACAACAGTAAGTTTACTGCTGTTTTTTTAGAAGCATTAAATAAACAATCCGATTTAGCAGCAAATGGCATTACTCCTGAAACGCTAACGATGATACGTACACGATTTATACTGGATTGGTATCAAAACGATGCAACCAAATACCCGTTTCGGTTGTTTGATCTGCAAAAGCAGTTGTTACAAACCGGCATGTTTGATGCATATAATCAATGGATATTTGGTACAGCACAAAACCTTTCGGCGTATCAAAACTGGACGATCGCTCACACTGCCGAATACAATGAGTTTAATTATTTTCAACGGGGCAGGATATTTAAAATACCCAAAGGACAGTACTATAAATAG